The Silene latifolia isolate original U9 population unplaced genomic scaffold, ASM4854445v1 scaffold_154, whole genome shotgun sequence genome has a window encoding:
- the LOC141637869 gene encoding ubiquitin-conjugating enzyme E2-17 kDa-like isoform X1, which produces MASKRILKELKDLQKDPPTSCSVGPVGEDMFYWQATIMGPADSPYARGVFLVSIHFPPDYPFKPPKVAFKTKVFHPNINSNGSICLDILKEQWSPALTISKKKRKASDGWQYGRAFNFCFCFFFKFQPMRR; this is translated from the exons ATGGCATCTAAGAGAATATTAAAGGAGTTGAAGGATTTGCAGAAGGACCCACCTACTTCTTGTAGTGTAG GCCCAGTTGGTGAAGACATGTTCTATTGGCAAGCAACGATAATGGGGCCTGCAGATAGCCCATATGCTAGAGGTGTATTTCTTGTGTCTATTCATTTCCCTCCAGACTATCCATTCAAGCCTCCAAAG GTTGCCTTCAAGACAAAGGTCTTTCATCCTAACATCAACAGCAACGGGAGCATATGTCTGGATATTCTTAAAGAACAATGGAGTCCTGCTCTAACTATTTCCAAG AAAAAGAGGAAAGCGTCTGATGGATGGCAGTATGGCAGGGCATTTAatttctgtttttgttttttttttaagttccAACCAATGAGAAGGTGA
- the LOC141637869 gene encoding ubiquitin-conjugating enzyme E2-17 kDa-like isoform X2: MASKRILKELKDLQKDPPTSCSVGPVGEDMFYWQATIMGPADSPYARGVFLVSIHFPPDYPFKPPKVAFKTKVFHPNINSNGSICLDILKEQWSPALTISKTARTWTQKYAMG, translated from the exons ATGGCATCTAAGAGAATATTAAAGGAGTTGAAGGATTTGCAGAAGGACCCACCTACTTCTTGTAGTGTAG GCCCAGTTGGTGAAGACATGTTCTATTGGCAAGCAACGATAATGGGGCCTGCAGATAGCCCATATGCTAGAGGTGTATTTCTTGTGTCTATTCATTTCCCTCCAGACTATCCATTCAAGCCTCCAAAG GTTGCCTTCAAGACAAAGGTCTTTCATCCTAACATCAACAGCAACGGGAGCATATGTCTGGATATTCTTAAAGAACAATGGAGTCCTGCTCTAACTATTTCCAAG ACTGCTCGCACCTGGACTCAGAAGTATGCCATGGGCTGA
- the LOC141637869 gene encoding ubiquitin-conjugating enzyme E2-17 kDa-like isoform X3, which produces MASKRILKELKDLQKDPPTSCSVGPVGEDMFYWQATIMGPADSPYARGVFLVSIHFPPDYPFKPPKVAFKTKVFHPNINSNGSICLDILKEQWSPALTISKMIR; this is translated from the exons ATGGCATCTAAGAGAATATTAAAGGAGTTGAAGGATTTGCAGAAGGACCCACCTACTTCTTGTAGTGTAG GCCCAGTTGGTGAAGACATGTTCTATTGGCAAGCAACGATAATGGGGCCTGCAGATAGCCCATATGCTAGAGGTGTATTTCTTGTGTCTATTCATTTCCCTCCAGACTATCCATTCAAGCCTCCAAAG GTTGCCTTCAAGACAAAGGTCTTTCATCCTAACATCAACAGCAACGGGAGCATATGTCTGGATATTCTTAAAGAACAATGGAGTCCTGCTCTAACTATTTCCAAG ATGATCCGCTAA